The Staphylococcus saprophyticus subsp. saprophyticus ATCC 15305 = NCTC 7292 genome contains the following window.
GTATTACCTAAATCACGCATTTCTTTTAAAGTGCTAATTAATCTATCGTTATCTCTTTGATGTAAACCTATGGATGGTTCATCTAATACATATAAGACGCCAGAAAGTCTAGAACCAATTTGAGTTGCTAGACGGATACGTTGCGCTTCGCCACCAGATAAAGAGCCAGATGCACGATTTAAAGTTAAGTATTCTAGTCCTACATTATATAAAAATTCTAATCTAGAATTAATTTCTTTCAATATTTGATTGGCAATTTTTTGGTCTTGTTCTGAAAGCGCAATATGATTATAGGCATCTAATGCGTCTTTAATTGAACGCTCAACGATGTCACCAATATTTTTCCCATCTACATAAACTGATAAAGCTTCGCGACTTAAACGTTTACCATGACACGTTTCACAAGGTAACTCAGTCATGTACTTACTCATCATTTCTCTTACTAATTCAGAAGGGGAATCATGGTATCGTCTACTGATATTATTTATAACACCTTCAAACGCCATCGTACGTTTACGAGATTGGCCGTTACGTTGCGTAAATGTGAAGTCTATTTCTTTACCTTTAGATCCGTATAAAATAATATCTTTTTGTCTGTCAGTTAATTTTTTAAATGGTTTGTCCATGTTAATTTTAAACACTTCGCACACGCGTTTTAATATCGTAGGATAAAAATCCGAACTCGATGATTCCCAAGCAACGATTGCACCTTCATTTAAGGTTTTACTCGTATCTGGTACGACTAACTCTAAATCAACCGTTAATTTCTGACCTAACCCATCACATGTAGGGCAAGCACCAAACGGACTATTAAAACTAAACATACGTGGCTCTAACTCACCAATTGAAAAACCACAAATCGGACAAGCATGATTTTCTGAGAACTTCAATTCTTCACCGTCAATGATATCGACAATGAGCGTTCCTTCTGACAATTGTAACGCCGTCTCAATGGAGTCAGCTAAACGCGTTTCGATACCCTCTTTGACAACAAGACGGTCAACTACTACCTCAATTGTATGATTTTTATTTTTATCTAAGGCTGGTACTTCATTGACATCTAATATTTCTCCATCAACACGTACACGTACATAACCTTTTTTTGTTATATCGTCTATCAGTTTTTCTTGAGCGCCCTTTCTATGAGAAACCACAGGTGCTAAGATTTGAATTTTAGAACGTGCTTCTAATTTCATCACTTGGTCAACCATTTGTTGAACTGTTTGTGATTCTATTTCAATACCATGGTTAGGGCAAAAAGGTTTACCGATACGCGCATATAGTAAACGAATATAATCATAAATTTCTGTGACTGTCGCCACAGTAGATCTTGGGTTTTTACTAGTTGTTTTTTGATCAATTGAAATCGCTGGTGATAAACCTTCAATCGTATCGACATCCGGTTTATCCATTTGACCTAAAAATTGTCGTGCATAGGCACTGAGAGATTCAACATATCTGCGTTGACCTTCTGCATATATTGTATCGAAAGCAAGTGATGACTTTCCTGAACCGGAAAGCCCTGTCATAACTATTAATTTATCTTTTGGTATTTCAATATCTACATTTTTTAAATTGTGGGCACGTGCCCCTTTAACTACAATGGATGGTTGCTTCATTTGTGTCACCCTTCTGCTTTTAATTCAAATAGCATATCTCTAAGCTCTGTGGCTTTTTCGAAATCTAAATCTTTTGCGGCTTGCTTCATTTCTTTTTCTATATTTGCAATTGTTTTTTCGCGTTCTTTCTTCGTCATTTTCTTCGGTACTTCTGTTTGTTGTTGCTCATTTGTTTCATCGTTTTCAACAGTAGCACTAATCACGTCATGTATTTTTTTATTAATTGTAGTAGGCGTAATGTTATGTTTTTCATTATATGCTTCTTGTATCGTACGACGACGTTCCGTCTCATCTAACGCATAGCGCATGGAGTCAGTAATTTTATCTCCATACATGATAACTTCCCCGCGACTATTACGTGCGGCACGTCCAATTGTCTGAACAAGTGATCTTTGAGAACGTAAAAATCCTTCTTTGTCAGCATCTAAAATAACAACAAGAGACACTTCTGGTATATCAATACCCTCTCTTAACAAGTTAATTCCAACAATGACATCATACGTACCCATTCTTAAATCTCTAATGATTTCTATACGTTCGAGTGTTTTAATTTCAGAATGCAGATAATTTACTTTGATGCCTGCTTCTTTTAAATATATCGTTAAATCTTCACTCATTTTCTTAGTCAACGTTGTAACAAGTACACGCTCATTTCGATCGATTCGATCCTGTATCTCACCAAGTAAATCATCAATTTGATTTTCTGTAGGGCGCACCTCAATCTTAGGATCTAACAGACCGGTTGGACGTATGATTTGTTGAACCATCTCATCTGTATGCTCAAGTTCAAATGGTCCTGGTGTGGCTGAAACATAAACCAACTGTTTCGTTTTTTCTTCGAATTCCTCGAATTTTAAAGGTCTATTATCTAGTGCACTCGGCAAACGGAATCCGTGGTCAACTAATACTTGTTTACGAGCACGGTCACCATTATACATACCTCTAATCTGCGGCAAAGTTACGTGCGACTCATCAATCATGACTAACCAGTCATCTCCGAAATAATCAAGTAATGTATAAGGTGTTGACCCCATAGGACGTAATGTTAAGTGAACGGAATAATTTTCTATACCCGAACAGAATCCCATTTCTCTCATCATTTCTAAATCATAATTGGTACGTTGCTCTAAACGTTGCGCTTCTAACAATTTATTTTCTGCATTTAATTCAGCTAAACGTTCTTCTAATTCGTTCTCAATTCTTTGAATTGCTGATTTCATTTTTTCTTCACGTGTTACGAAGTGAGATGCTGGGAAGATTGCAAAATGATCGCGTTCTCTTAATACTTCTCCAGTTAAGTAATTCACTTCACGAATACGATCAATCTCATCACCAAAGAATTCTACACGGATACACATTTCTTCTCTAGATGCAGGGAAAATCTCAACGACATCCCCTCTAACTCTAAATGTACCGCGTCTAAAATCTATATCATTTCTTGTATATTGGACGTCCACTAATTTTTTAAGTAATTCACTTCTATCCATCTCCATGCCAGCACGTATACTAACGACTAAATCACGGTATTCTTCTGGATTACCCAAACCGTAGATACAACTGACACTGGCAATCACAATCACGTCATCTCTCTCAAACAACGCACTGGTAGCTGAATGTCGTAACTGGTCAATCTCATCATTGATTGAAGCGTCTTTTTCTATAAAAGTGTCAGTTGAAGGCACATAGGCTTCTGGTTGATAATAGTCATAGTAACTTACAAAGTATTCCACTCTATTTTCAGGAAAAAATTCTTTGAACTCACTATATAATTGGCCTGCTAAGGTCTTATTATGTGCGATAATCAGTGTTGGTTTACCAACCTGTTTGATTACATTACTCATCGTAAATGTCTTACCAGTACCAGTTGCGCCTAATAGCGTTTGGTGTCTTTTCCCTTCATTAACACCATTTACAATTTTTTGAATTGCTTCTGGCTGATCCCCTTGAGGTTCAAATTCAGAATGCAGTTTGAACGGATAATGTTCCATGGCGACACATGCCTCCTAATTAAGTCTATATCTCTTATTTCGAACCTATTACAATTTGTTTATCTTAAAACGTTCATATATTGATTCTTTACATATCATTTATTCAGATGAATGGTTCTATACTCGTTATATATATTAACAGATTTATGAATACAAAAACAAACATTTGTTCGTAGTTTTAATACTTCTTTTTATAAAGAAAAAACAAACATAGTATGTCACCATGTTTGCATCCATTTGATTTTATATCATAAAAACTTCTTTTTTTTGAAGTTATATTATTATAAATCTCTTATTTAATTATAGCAATTAGGTTGCTCAATGCTTATTATTCAATCATCATCTTTTTTATGCAACTCTAATTGGTCGATGATAAGATACCCCGCTAATAATGAAACGACATCTATGAAAATGATCCATTCATTATGAAAGAACCCCTTTTCAACTGATACACCTATTAAAATTAAAGTCAATATTGTACCTACCCATTTGCTTCTTGTTAGCACACTGAATAATATAACAAAAACACATGGGAAAAAGGATGCCAATATATACCAAATCATGGAATTCACCCATTCCTATTATTTAAAATTGCCATTGTTGTTTCACGCAATTCAGATCTTGGTATGAATTTCTCTGTTAGCATCTCTGGGATGATATTCTCGATAAAATCTTGAACTGAGCTAAGATGATCAAATTGCATGATTGTCTCTAGTGACATTTCATAAATTTCAAAAAATAACTGTTCTGGATTACGTTTTTGTATTTCTCCGAAAGTTTCATATAATAAGTCAATTTTATCAGCAACCGACAACAATTGTCCTTCTAAGGAATCATCTTTACCTTCTTGTAATCGCTCACGATAAATAGCTTGATATGGCTCTGGAATTTCCTCATTTATAAAATGGTCTACCATTTCTTCTTCTACTTGAGAAAATAATTTTTTCAATTCTCCACTTGCATATTTCACCGGTGTCTTAATATCGCCAGTAAATATTTCGGCAAAATCATGATTTAATGCTTTCTCATATAAACTTTTCCAATCGACTTCATTACCATGATATTCCTCTACAGTACCTAAATATTGAGCGATTTTTGTCACTTTGAATGAATGAGCAGCGACGTTATGCTCAAAATATTTAAATTTACCCGGCAATCTAATTAATTTTTCCAAATCAGATAAACGTTTAAAATATTGATGTACACCCATGACATCGCCTCCTAGTTTATTAAAAAATGATTATTCTTGATTTTATAATATCATTCAACGCGTTAAATGTCTTATCAATATCATTGAAAAATAATAATCATTTAATTTAACTCATATAATAAAAATAGGTTATATTTCAACGGTATAGTTATCAATGATTTAGGTATAGTCTGGGCGTAGTACAAAAATATTGGATTTGTTTCTATGGCGTTGGTGATTGATGACGCATCAAAAACGATGCAGCTTGAAATACTGCTATAATCGTTTGTTTAAGCTACTCTGCTTGTTATCTATACATTAAAAGTTCGAGATATTTCCTCATATCCCGAACTCTTATTTCGATAGCGTCACTTCAAATCAAATCATTTTTCTTCACAGAAGGATAGATTTTTTTTAGTGAATATAATTATATTGGCCTGTGTTATGGATTGTTCTATATGATTTTTGACCTACACCTTGCCAATTCATTTCAGATACGACAATTGAACCATCTGCATTTTTACTTTCAACAACACCTACATGACCATAGTTGCCTGCAGTACTTTGGAATATAGCACCTACTTCAGGCGTGTTGTTCACTTGATAGCCACTTTGCTGTGCTGCTGAAGCCCAATTATTCGCATTTCCCCATAAGTTTCCAACTGATTTCCCTAATTGTTGTCGACGATCAAAAGCATAATATGTACATTGACCCCAATCATAATAGTTACTACCGTTAGAAGCGTGTGACACTGGGCTATACTGATAATTTGAAGTTACCTGTTCATTTGCAGTTGTATTCGAAACTTGCTGTCTATCCGAAGCGGAATAATCATTGTTCTGCCATGTTTGCGTTGCACTTGGCGTGATATTCCCTGACGTACGCACATTACGTATAGTATTGTTTTCTGCTTTATTGCGTTCGTCATCATTTATTTGTGCTGTTGGTTGAACTGCTTCATGACTGTTAAATATTTGCTGTAATTGGTTATTAAGATGCGCTGAACCTTTTTCTGATACCGCAACTAATTGACCTGGATAAATGACTTCACCTAAATTTGGATTCAATTGATACAATTGGTTCATTGTCATTTGATGTCTTTCAGCAATTGCTTTAATCGTATCTCCATCCTTAACTTCTACAATGTCAGAATCCGGTAATACGATGGTTTCCCCAACTTGAACATAGTCTCTATTCTGTAAGTGATTTAAATTTTGTATTTCTGTCGTAGTAGTTGCAAATGTTTGTGCTATATCTGTCAATTTAGCATCTTCTTTTACTGTGTGTATTTGGTCTGCTGATGCAACATGATTCATACCAAAAAACAAGGCTGCCGAGGTGATAGAAAATGTTAAACCTTTCTTCATTAAGTTTTCATCCTTTACTGTCTTAATTTTAATCAAACATACTATAGCATAATAAAAACAAAGATTTTCTATTGTTATGGTTTTGTAACATAACAGTCAACTTTATATTTCAAACACCTATATTACAAGTCGATAAATACGCCACAAACCTTGCCATTAAAGTATTTAACATGTTTGAGATGATAGATTTCAAAACTTACTCGTAATATTAAAGATTGCATTTTACATATTTAATTAAATATTTATCTATCCTTTATCAAACAAAAAGAGCCAGATCACAATCTGAACTTTTAATAAGATTGCGCGCTGACTCTACATATTTAAATATATCTTTCTTATATTATGTTTCATTAAAATAGCTGTTTAATGGCTACTTAACCTTCATTTTCATGTTGATCCATTTGACTGCGTAAGAATGCTTCAATAAATGGACCAATGTCGCCATCCATAACAGCATCTACTTTACCCGTTTCTTCGTTTGTACGGTGATCTTTAACCATAGCATAAGGATGGAATACGTAAGATCTAATTTGACTACCCCAGCCGATTTCTTTTTGCTCACCACGAATTTCTGCCATTTCTTGTTCTTGCTCTTCAATTTTTAATTGATATAGTTTAGATTTCAATGTTTTCATTGCTGCTTCTCTGTTTTTGATTTGTGAACGTTCGTTTTGGTTATTTACTACGATCCCTGTTGGATGGTGTGTAATTCTAATCGCTGATTCAGTTTTGTTAATGTGTTGCCCACCAGCACCAGAAGCTCTAAACGTATCGACTGTGATATCATCTGGATTAATATCAATTTCAATCTCAGTATTATTGAATTGAGGTATAACATCACATGATGCAAATGATGTATGTCTTCGACCAGATGAATCGAAAGGTGAAATACGCACAAGACGATGCACGCCTTTTTCAGCTTTTAAATAACCATATGCGTTATGTCCCTTAACGATCAGCGTCACACTTTTAACACCTGCTTCGTCACCAGGTAAATAGTCCGCAATTTCGACATTGAATCCTTTCTGCTCACAATAACGTTGATACATTCTCAAGAGCATATTCGTCCAATCCTGTGACTCTGTACCGCCTGCACCTGGATGTAATTCCATGATGGCATTATTCGCGTCATAAGGCCCATCAAGTAATAATTGTAACTCGAACTGATCTAATTCATTTTTAAAATCTTGAACGCTTTGCTCTAAATCTTGCTTCATCGTTTCATCATCTTCTTCGAGTAACAAAGCTCTCGTAGTATCCATATCTTCAAGTTCAGACTCTAATGTTCTATATGCATTCACTACTGATTTTAAAGCATTATTCTTATCAATAACGTCCTGAGCCTTTTCTTGGTTATCCCAAAATGTTGGATCGGTCATCATTTCTTCATATTCTTGTATGTTCGTCTCTTTTGCTTCTAAGTCAAAGAGACCCCCTAAGTTGTTCTAGTTTTTCATTATACGTATCTATATTACGTTTTATCTCTGACAATTCCATCATGCATCTCTCCTATGATTATTTGAATGAAATAATAAACTATAACGTATTTCATTTATTTGAAGTTAATAACTCTATTCTACAGAAGTTTGCGGTTTAATTACAACTTTATCTAATTCAAATAAATACCTAACCAAACTTAATTACAAAATAAAACCGAAAGTTAATGACTACTCATCAAAACTTCCGGTTTTATAACCTGTCACTATGAACTATGCACCGTGACAGTTTTTATATTTTTTCCCGCTTCCACAAGGGCAAGGGTCATTTCTACCAATATGTTCATCTTTCACATAAGGTTCTGCTTTAGCTTTTTCTTTACCATCTTCGGCTGAAACGTGCTCTGCTTTACCAAAGTCTGTTGTTTTATCTCTTTCAAGATCATCTTCTACTGAAACAACCGATTTCAAGATATACTTACTAACATCTTCTTCGATATTTTGCATCATCGTATCGAAAAGTTGATGACCTTCATTTTGATAATCGCGTAAAGGATTTTGTTGACCATAAGAACGCAGATGAATACCTTGTCTTAATTGATCCATCGTATCAATATGATCTGTCCAATGCGTATCTATAGAACGAAGTAAAATCATTCGTTCAAATTCATCAAATTGTGTTCCAATTTTTTCTTTTTGGTCTTTTAATGCAATTTCAACTTTATTCCAAACGAATTCGAAGATATCCTCGTTGTCTTTACCTTTAATATCTTCAACTTTTATATCGCCTTCATTTAAGAATACATCGTCTACATAGTTAATGAATGGTTCATAATCTGGATCGTCCGCTTCTTCATTTACATAGTAGTTCACGCTTCTTTCAAGTGTTGAGCGTAGCATGTCATTAACTAAACCACCACTTTCATCACTATCGATGATACTATTACGTTCACCATAAATAATTTCACGTTGTTTACGTAAAACATCATCGTATTCAAGTACACGTTTACGTGCGTCGAAGTTATTACCTTCAACACGTTTTTGCGCAGATTCAACCGCACGTGAAACCATTTTAGATTCAATTGGCGTAGAATCATCCATACCTAAACGGTTCATCATGTTTTGCAAACGTTCTGAACCAAAGCGCACCATCAGTTCATCTTGAAGTGATAAGTAGAAACGACTGTCCCCTTTATCACCTTGACGTCCTGAACGACCACGTAATTGATCATCAATACGACGTGATTCATGACGTTCTGTGCCGATAACAGCTAAACCACCAAGTTCTTGAACACCATCACCTAGTTTGATATCCGTACCACGACCAGCCATGTTGGTAGCTATAGTTACTGCGCCTCGTTGACCAGCACCTGCAACAATATCGGCTTCACGTTCATGGTTTTTAGCATTTAAAACATCATGACGCACACCATTTTTCTTCAATAAATTTGAAATGTATTCACTGGTTTCAACTGCAACTGTACCAAGTAATACCGGTTGGCCAGCTTTATGTTTTTCAATAACGTCTTGAACAACTGCATCAAATTTACCTTTTTGGCTAATATAAATTAAGTCTGGTTTATCAACACGTTGCACTGGTTTGTTCGTAGGAATTTGTGTAACCGTCATATTATAAATGTTTCTAAACTCTTCTTCTTCGGTCTTCGCAGTACCTGTCATACCAGATAACTTATTATACATTCTGAAATAGTTTTGGAATGTGATTGAGGCCATTGTTTTAGATTCATTTTGAATTTTCACGCCCTCTTTAGCTTCAATCGCTTGGTGCAAGCCTTCAGAGAAACGACGTCCAGGCATTGTACGACCCGTAAATTGGTCTACAATAAGGACTTCACCTTTATTAACCATGTAGTCAACATCTCTTTGTAATGTCACGTGCGCACGTAGTGCCGTATTGATATGACTGATAACATCTACATTATTTACATCATATAAATTATCAATTTTAAACATGCGTTCTGCTTTATCGATACCTTGTTCAGTTAATTGTACCGCTTTTGTTTTTTCGTCATAATTATAATCATCTTCACTCTTAAGCATTTTTGCAAACACATTTGCTTGTGTATAAAGTGATGTCGATTTCTCTGCTTCACCAGAAATAATTAAAGGTGTACGTGCTTCATCAATTAAGATGGAATCAACCTCATCGATAATCGCAAAGTTTAATGGTCTCATTACACGTTCTTCTGCATAATTTACCATGTTGTCACGCAAATAATCGAAACCTAATTCATTATTTGTACAATACGTAATATCACACGCATATGCTTCACGTTTTTCAGTAGTTGTTTTACTATTTAAATTTAAACCTACAGAAAGTCCTAAAAATTCATACAGTTCAGCCATTTCTTGACTCTGAACACTTGATAAATATTCATTGACTGTTATGACATGTACACCGCGACCAGTTAACGCATTTAAATATACGGGCATTGTCGCTGTCAACGTTTTACCTTCACCTGTTCTCATTTCGGAAATATCGCCGCCATGAATCGCGATACCACCCATAACTTGCACTTTGTAAGGAATCATATTAAACACACGTTTTGACCCTTCTCGTACTAGTGCAAATGCTTCCGGTAAAATATCATCCAATATTTTGTTTTGTTTTTTTATATCTTCTTCGCTCTGTAATTTTTCTTGGAATGCGCTTGTTTTGGCTTTAATTTCTTCATCAGTTAATATCGACATATCCTCTTCAAGTGCAAGGACCTTGTCGGCTAATTTACCAAGGCGTTTTATTTCTTTTTTATTGCCATCTGCAATTTTTGATAAAAAACCCATTCTGTTCGCTCCTTTAGCTTTTTAACTCTTCGCTTACAACAATTTATGATATCATTTATAAGCTTAAATTTACACTTATTGACTTGTCTAAAGTGTCTTACATTGAAATTATATTTCTTGTTCACTTACATTTCTATTTATTTTAAAATAATTGATTATAATCTTGTTCAATAAAAATATACACAAATAGCTATATCACTTTCAAATTATTACATAGTAACATAGCAAAAATTAAGCGTCCACGATTTAACATCATCGTGAACGCTATAGTATAAATGCTACTTACCTTACATTAAACGTCTTATTCAGTTGTTTCAATCAAACCATATTTTCCATCTTTTCTTTTATATACAATACTAGTACCGTCTGTTTCACGATCCGTAAAGATGAAGAAATCATGTCCTAATAAATCCATTTGAAGCACTGCTTCTTCAGAATCCATTGGTTTCAAACTGAAATTTTTTGCACGAATAATTTCGATTTCATTATCCGCTTCATTTTCATCATTTTGAATTTCAACTGCTTCTTTTTCTTCTGGTAGTGAAGCAAATGCTTCTTGCTCACCACGATTTCTATTTCTACGATTTACACGTGTTTTGTATTTTCTAACTTGTCTTTCAAGTTTGTTATTAATTAAATCAATACCTGCATACAAATCATCGTTACGTTCTTCAGCTCTTAATGTAACCTTTTTCAATGGAATTGTTACTTCGATTTTAGTAGCTGAGTTTTGATACGTTTTCACTTTAACGTGTGCTGTTGCATTTGGCACATCATTAAAATAACGCTCTAATTTACCAATTTTCTCCTCAATATAGTTGCGAATCGCATCAGTAATAGTGAGGTTCTCTCCGTGAATTTCAAATCTGATCATAATCATCGACTCCTTTAAAACCTCTATATTGGTAATATTGCTTACTAATATAATACCACGTTTAGTCTACCGTGCAAACGTAAACACATCGAATTTTCTGATTTTTCTAACATATACTTTTTCAATCGCATGATGAACCGTTAAGCCAGTAGTATAAATGTCATCCACAAGTAAAATACTTTTATCTTCTAAATTGATATCTTTTGATACTTCAAATGGATTATCAAGTCGCGCTCTATGTACCTTGCCTAATAATGATTGTTTAGGCCTCACCTTAGTTTGAAGTATAGATTCATATGGTACTCGCAGTTTATCTAACACACAAGTAACTGGATTAAAGGTGCGATTGATATCTCTTTCTACAGGAGATGGAATTGGAATAATTAAATCGTAAGACTGTTTCGGTAGTGTGAGTTGTTCTGCCAAAATTTCACAAATTGCTACATCTTTTAACAATTTGTATTGATGTATCAGTTGTTTCACTACGCCTTTATATTGATAATTACAATATAATTGATTCATTAACGGAAATTTAGCAGCTAAGAACGCACAATCTAGACATTTATGCTCCCCTTGATCAAGTTTTTTTAGACATTTTGAACAACGACCTTCCAATACGATTTTGTTTTCTTCCCATAGTTCTATACAATTTACACACATCTTTACAGGTTTTTTATAAAAATTAAGCGCATCGAACATTTCTGTTAACTTGGCATCACATTGTATACACCTAGCCATCAATCCACTCCTTTTTTAGTGCTAACTGATTCATATCTATAATTGCTTTTCGAGCTTTTAACATAGGTAAAGTAATACCTTCATGTAAAAATAATACGAGCCCTGTTGGTTCCTCTATCTTTCTTCCAACTCTACCAGCAATTTGTATTAACGCACTCTTATTAAAATTTTGGCTATTACAGACGATGACATCTAATTTGGCCATGGTAAATCCTCTTTCTAATATTGTTGTAGTAAAAATGACTTGGTATCCCCCATTTCTTAAAGCTTTAACTTTTTCAAATCTTAAGGCATCTTCGCTATATACATAAGTTAATGACGTTATTTCCTTTTTATAGCGATGATATGCTGTTTTCATTAAATTGATATTATCGAAAAACACGAGTGTATAACGCTCTGTTAAGATTTGTTTTTTTAGTATCTTCAGCAATGCATATTGTATTTTATGTTGCTTTAATTTGAAATATTTAAAACGCGGTACAGGCAATGGCTGTCTATGATATCTCGCAGGTAGTGTGATGACATCAGACGGATTCATCTTCTTTAATAAATGTCTAGGCGGTGTGGCCGTCATAAATATATGACAGTGTGTCGCTTTTGATGCATGAGTAATCGCTTCTTGTAATGAATGATCCATTACTAATGGAAATGCATCTACTTCGTCAACAATAATTAAATCAAAATGATGCTTGAATCGATATAATTGATGTACGGTTGAAATGATAAAGTGCCCATCAAAGCGCTGTGTTTGACCTTGGTAAAGTACATCAATCTGTTCTGAAGAAAATGCCTTTTTAATTCTCATACTAATTTCTATCACAACATCTACCCTTGGTGATACAATCGCGACATTATCCCCTCTACTACGCGCATAATGAATACCTTCAAATATCATTTCTGTTTTTCCAGCACCAGTGACTGCATATAAAATTT
Protein-coding sequences here:
- the prfB gene encoding peptide chain release factor 2 (programmed frameshift); the protein is MELSEIKRNIDTYNEKLEQLRGSLDLEAKETNIQEYEEMMTDPTFWDNQEKAQDVIDKNNALKSVVNAYRTLESELEDMDTTRALLLEEDDETMKQDLEQSVQDFKNELDQFELQLLLDGPYDANNAIMELHPGAGGTESQDWTNMLLRMYQRYCEQKGFNVEIADYLPGDEAGVKSVTLIVKGHNAYGYLKAEKGVHRLVRISPFDSSGRRHTSFASCDVIPQFNNTEIEIDINPDDITVDTFRASGAGGQHINKTESAIRITHHPTGIVVNNQNERSQIKNREAAMKTLKSKLYQLKIEEQEQEMAEIRGEQKEIGWGSQIRSYVFHPYAMVKDHRTNEETGKVDAVMDGDIGPFIEAFLRSQMDQHENEG
- a CDS encoding YfbR-like 5'-deoxynucleotidase → MGVHQYFKRLSDLEKLIRLPGKFKYFEHNVAAHSFKVTKIAQYLGTVEEYHGNEVDWKSLYEKALNHDFAEIFTGDIKTPVKYASGELKKLFSQVEEEMVDHFINEEIPEPYQAIYRERLQEGKDDSLEGQLLSVADKIDLLYETFGEIQKRNPEQLFFEIYEMSLETIMQFDHLSSVQDFIENIIPEMLTEKFIPRSELRETTMAILNNRNG
- a CDS encoding COG3942 and LysM peptidoglycan-binding domain-containing protein is translated as MKKGLTFSITSAALFFGMNHVASADQIHTVKEDAKLTDIAQTFATTTTEIQNLNHLQNRDYVQVGETIVLPDSDIVEVKDGDTIKAIAERHQMTMNQLYQLNPNLGEVIYPGQLVAVSEKGSAHLNNQLQQIFNSHEAVQPTAQINDDERNKAENNTIRNVRTSGNITPSATQTWQNNDYSASDRQQVSNTTANEQVTSNYQYSPVSHASNGSNYYDWGQCTYYAFDRRQQLGKSVGNLWGNANNWASAAQQSGYQVNNTPEVGAIFQSTAGNYGHVGVVESKNADGSIVVSEMNWQGVGQKSYRTIHNTGQYNYIH
- the uvrA gene encoding excinuclease ABC subunit UvrA; its protein translation is MKQPSIVVKGARAHNLKNVDIEIPKDKLIVMTGLSGSGKSSLAFDTIYAEGQRRYVESLSAYARQFLGQMDKPDVDTIEGLSPAISIDQKTTSKNPRSTVATVTEIYDYIRLLYARIGKPFCPNHGIEIESQTVQQMVDQVMKLEARSKIQILAPVVSHRKGAQEKLIDDITKKGYVRVRVDGEILDVNEVPALDKNKNHTIEVVVDRLVVKEGIETRLADSIETALQLSEGTLIVDIIDGEELKFSENHACPICGFSIGELEPRMFSFNSPFGACPTCDGLGQKLTVDLELVVPDTSKTLNEGAIVAWESSSSDFYPTILKRVCEVFKINMDKPFKKLTDRQKDIILYGSKGKEIDFTFTQRNGQSRKRTMAFEGVINNISRRYHDSPSELVREMMSKYMTELPCETCHGKRLSREALSVYVDGKNIGDIVERSIKDALDAYNHIALSEQDQKIANQILKEINSRLEFLYNVGLEYLTLNRASGSLSGGEAQRIRLATQIGSRLSGVLYVLDEPSIGLHQRDNDRLISTLKEMRDLGNTLIVVEHDDDTMRAADYLVDVGPGAGEHGGEIVASGTPKQVMSNKHSLTGQYLSGKKRIEVPEARRDITDRKISVKGARSNNLKGIDVDFPLSTMTVVTGVSGSGKSTLVNEVLYKSLAKQINKSKVKPGEYDEINGIDQLDRIIDIDQSPIGRTPRSNPATYTGVFDNIRDIFAQTNESKVRGYTKGRFSFNVKGGRCEACKGDGIIKIEMHFLPDVYVPCEVCGGTRYNRETLEVTYKGKNIAEILAMTAEEATAFFENVPKIHRKLKTLVDVGLGYVTLGQPATTLSGGEAQRVKLASELHKRSTGRSIYILDEPTTGLHVDDISRLLKVLNKLVENGDTVVIIEHNLDVIKMADHIIDLGPEGGDGGGTVVATGTPEQIAEVEASYTGKYLKPALERDTVKQ
- a CDS encoding CsbA family protein, coding for MIWYILASFFPCVFVILFSVLTRSKWVGTILTLILIGVSVEKGFFHNEWIIFIDVVSLLAGYLIIDQLELHKKDDD
- the uvrB gene encoding excinuclease ABC subunit UvrB, translating into MEHYPFKLHSEFEPQGDQPEAIQKIVNGVNEGKRHQTLLGATGTGKTFTMSNVIKQVGKPTLIIAHNKTLAGQLYSEFKEFFPENRVEYFVSYYDYYQPEAYVPSTDTFIEKDASINDEIDQLRHSATSALFERDDVIVIASVSCIYGLGNPEEYRDLVVSIRAGMEMDRSELLKKLVDVQYTRNDIDFRRGTFRVRGDVVEIFPASREEMCIRVEFFGDEIDRIREVNYLTGEVLRERDHFAIFPASHFVTREEKMKSAIQRIENELEERLAELNAENKLLEAQRLEQRTNYDLEMMREMGFCSGIENYSVHLTLRPMGSTPYTLLDYFGDDWLVMIDESHVTLPQIRGMYNGDRARKQVLVDHGFRLPSALDNRPLKFEEFEEKTKQLVYVSATPGPFELEHTDEMVQQIIRPTGLLDPKIEVRPTENQIDDLLGEIQDRIDRNERVLVTTLTKKMSEDLTIYLKEAGIKVNYLHSEIKTLERIEIIRDLRMGTYDVIVGINLLREGIDIPEVSLVVILDADKEGFLRSQRSLVQTIGRAARNSRGEVIMYGDKITDSMRYALDETERRRTIQEAYNEKHNITPTTINKKIHDVISATVENDETNEQQQTEVPKKMTKKEREKTIANIEKEMKQAAKDLDFEKATELRDMLFELKAEG